In Oryza sativa Japonica Group chromosome 1, ASM3414082v1, the genomic stretch TGACTTTTACAATTTCTTAGGAACCGATTAGAAAGGTAGGAAAATTTTAGGGTGCTTTAGGGCGCGACAGTTTTGCATGTAACGAATTCCGTTGGATGGAGGAAAATAAATTGAGAAAAACTAAAAAGCAGCAGAAGGTTGCGCTGCACAAAATTCTTTTCTGTTTCTCTTTCAGTTCCTCTGTTTTTCTACTCTGAAACTTCAGACTACTAAGTGAGGGAGTGTGAGTGAATCTGTGAGATTGATCTTGGCGTTTTGCGGACAAAATAAAATCGcaccgtagcgtttagcacgTGCATATTAGTGTTTACCTGATGGCACTCTCTGTATACCCCTGTGGAATTGTAAAGCACGAGAATAAAGAACTGTTGTCTGAAGATACAAGTGGTCGTCTAAAGTTGGGGATTAGAAGAAACAACAATGGCCAGTGGGAAATTAACAAGAGTGGATTCTAACTGGATGCCACCTTCTGACAATGGTCAGAATGGACATATTGAAAATGAGAATTGTGTTGTTTCAGCAAGCAACGGTGATGATGAGAACGGCAAAAATGGAATCTATAATCCAGAGCCAGGAGAATTTGATCAACTAACTAGCAATGTCTATGATCTTGATTCTTCTCCCATGGATGCACATTTTTCTCCAGCACATAAGGTGACTCAGATGATGATACTGTTGTGTTATCACCTGGTGCTGTGAATTTCAGTTCAGCACATGACACTGGCAATGTATTTCCACCCAACCTAACTAAAGTTTTAGGAACATGTGGGGAACAAACGATAGGAGAATAGatcctactactactagtacaccCAGTTTCACGCGGTCCACTCAGGACCCGTGAATCTCGCGTTCGACTTGATGGTTCTCCCGGATGACGTGATCATTGGCATCGGCTCCAGCTTTGCCCAGACGAGCGGCACTACTCCCATCAATGTGTGCTTGGTGAGGAGCTTCCGGAGCTTCTTTGCGTGGCACTTGAGCTTCTTCTTCATAGTCATTCCATCCTCAGCTGCCGGTAAGGGTAGTTCCTTCCTATATTCCCACTTGCTCATTGTGGCAATTCCAAGTAGTTCATGAGCAATCCTTCGGACACTGTGCTGACTTCCATGGTGTTTTTTCTGCAGATCGTCTTGAAGCCGTTGCATCGCGATCCTCACTTCCTCCTCATCTTTTTCCCTCAATGATTGGAACAGAAAATTGTCGACGTATTCAAGAATGTTGCTTGCCATCCTCCAGTGCCCTGCACAAGGAATGACTTGAATAATTACCATCACATCACTGATTAACTACTACTCCAGCAATCATATAATGTTGTACTCCACATACAGTAGTAGAGTGCAGTTGACAACAATTAAGTTAATTACTACTCCATCAAACAACAGACAGCTGCAGACTGATTACACTAGTGCTAACAACAACACATGATACTAGTTAGTAGTAGATGGATGAAACAATCAGCAGTATTAAGCAAAACAGTAACAAAATAAACATGGCATCGCACGAAATGAAATGAGCAAACAGAACAATCAACAACAAGGATGAACATCATCAAGTAATAATCAATCAGGCAAGGACTAATAAGATAGACATAGCATCCCACGAAATGAAATGAACAAACAGAACAGTCTGATTCAACAAGAAGGATGAACATCATCAAGTAAGGAGTAGATCGGAAGGAACATATTACCGGCAACCAAGTGAGCAAGCAGATATTGCTCCTTGAGTTCCTTGAGGtccttgggcttgggcttgggcttgtTGGGTACATCAGCTGGAGCTAGTGgagctgttgctgttgctggtgACGACGGGTGACGGTACTTGTCCCGAATGTTCTGCACCCTTGAAATCTCATGCATGATGTCCAGCCGGGCTTTTTCCTTGGTCTCCAGCAGATTTGGATTGATCACGATGAAGCCAGGTACAGAGTCGTCGGCGGAGGCTTGTTCGATCTTGGATAGGATGAGAGGCGCCTCCGCTGGAGGAAGGTATGGCACAATGAACACTCTAAGAGGCTGATCgacaggagcaggagcaggagcatgATTCTCCGCCTGAACAAGAGCCGCCGCCAGCCCGGAGGCGCTTGAAACACGCACAATCCATCCGGCCTTCACCACGATGTTGTCGACGGCGTCATGGAGCACCTTCGGCTGGCCCTCCTGCAGCACCTCCACGGGGAGCCCGAGCCTCCTCGCCGTCTTGCAATCCTTATTCAGACGCGCCTCGGGGCATGCCATTCTCGCCTGCACTTGCAATTTGTATttcaatcaatcacaaccaGACCAGAGGTCCAAAGCAGAGCACATATGTAAAAATAATCTTGCACCTTAACGAGCTGAGAACACGTTAATTGCAAGAACAAGCGCGCAGCGCGTGGAGAGGGAGGCGAACGAGATCACCATGGAATCACGGTGCTCGTCCCCCTACGGCGCGGCCGGCAGGGCACTTCATTCCCCCGTGCCGTATCAATCAGCAAAATCAAAACCCGACCAACAGGGAGCGATCGATCTACTACTCTACTGGAGTGGATGACAACAAGGACAAGCAAGCGAGAACGATCTACTACTCTACTGGAGTGGATGACAAGCAAGTGAGAACGATCTACTACTCTACTGGAGTGGATGAACAAGCAAACGAGCGAACAACCAAGGAGGAGCATGACTCGCTCGTCTCGTCGAGGTATTAGGCGAACGGAGATCACAATAATGGAGATGAAATCGTCTGCCTCCCTCTGCCCGGGCCCGGCCATTTCAcatgtactactagtactagcgCATCGGCAAAATCAAACCAAAACCCGATCGATCGCAACACGTACGCAACAAACCAAAACCCGATCGATCGCAACACGTACGCAACGCAAGAATGAACAAAAACAAACGCACAACTACTCTCCAACCTCAGTCGTCACACTCACATGCACCAGCAATTATCTAGAATTACACGATGATCCAGAGTAATCCATCCGGCGCGCGGTGGAAAACGAACGAGCATGACTCGCTCGTCGACTTCCAACTTGCAAGCacggagaggagagaggcgaACCGAGATCACCATGAAATTGCGGTGCTCGTCCGCCACTTCCGATTCATCGGCGAAAATAAACCAACCAGAACCACTAAATCACCCAAAACccgaaaaaaaatatccatctCCCAGAGAAGATATCAGCACATACATAAGCAGAGCAGGCAAACACCACCACAACACAGCTCGCACTACATCCAACAAGAAGATCGCAGCGAGGACACAGATTgaattgaagaagaagaagaagaagaagaagaagagaggaggagagggagagattttGTTGCTCACCTTTCGGCGCTCTCCAATCGCTTGTCacggcgaggcgaggaggaagaaggtgaaTGGAACACTGTAGCAACAAgcaatctcctctcctctcgcgGTATTTATACACTGCTCACTTCTGTCACGTACGGGTACGGTGAGACTGACTTGTGGACCCACCCATTCCGATGCACCGTCCGATCTCACATCGACGCCTCTGGAACCTTTCATAGCCCGCACTTTTCGTGTGCCATGGCAAGTGCTGTGACCCACCCCACCGGACGGTGTTCGCCCATGCCATTGGGAGTGGAACCCACCCCTAGCCAGCCATCTCACTCTGGTATTTATATAAAACTACGTACAACTACTACTACTGTACTCATTTCTCCATTTGTCACGTATAAAACCCAACTGCatcactaaaaaaaaaaagccaggaAAGAGATTAATTAGAACCAACTTTAGGTACAACATTTGGTAATATGATGCATATCAGTTAACTAAAAACATCAAGTCTAATAACCATAAAAATTTGACATACTGGGGCAATGTATATTGGTCATAGAATCAAACCTCAAGGTTATTACACATTATGGTCTATGGAACATCGAATATTAACAAAACTCTCTAAACATGATTTACAGACCTCAACCAGATATGCAACGGTTAAGGGAATATTATTTAGTCCAAAGCGAAAACATGAGTTAaggggtggtccaaagtgaaactttgggATCTCTTCCATCCCTTCTTGCTCCTCCCTGAACTCCGGCCAGCCAATACCCAAAGACGCTGCACGCGCTCGAGCTCTGCCAGCACTGAGTGGCTTGAGCTCAGCATCCATGTGTGTACGAAGTGTGGACGGACGAACATATACAAAGAAAAAACTATGATGCAAGCTCAAGCCTGGGTGCTTGCCAAAGAATGCATGCCAATCCAACGAAATTCATGCAAATAACCCATCACAATCAAACCTCAAGAGTCATATAATAGAGGCTAAGACGCTACTGAGCGAAACAGCTCAATCTCAAAACAACTATCTTGTCAAACCATCACCCTCTCAGAAAAGCACTCCTTCCTAAGCGCGTTGCAAAGCGTACTGGTGCTCGGCAGCTGACTCGAGTGCAGCGCAACGCCGGTGGAGCTTGAGCATCAGAGGTGTCAACGGATGGAGCTCGTGCCACCCTAGCTGTGGGTGGAGCTTGAGCTCAAGCTAGGCCACAGTGCAGCACGGGAGGAGCTTAAGGGTGGCAGTGTGTGCATCCTCGGGAGTTTGAGCTCGAAACTCAACACCAGCTAGCAGAGCTGAGCGCATTGCAGCACTTCTGGATCCCAGCAGCTAGCCAGAGTTTAGGAGGAGATGAAAGAGATGAATAGTGGGGGTGGTTCAAGATGCAACCAAATGAAATATTATcaagtccaaagtgaaaacataGCTCAATGGGTGTCCCAAATTAAAACCTTGGTAAGAAAGTGTAGCCCAATGTGCAATttactcaagaaaaaaaaaatgcatagcaCCGTTCTTCATGTAAGCAACGCCAAACAAGAATTATAAAACTGGACTAAGGAAAAATAAACTGAAATTCAATAGTTTCGGAGGCAATGATTTCAGAGGTGCTTTGAATTACACTTAAGGTACCTGTCCAACTGAGAAAATTGAGAAATGGGAATCACCTTTTTGGCACCAGAATATTGCATTATTTTTGTGATCCAATTGGCTAAGAACCAAGATCATCTGCAATGACAAGCACTAAATTATCAGACTATAATCAGGGAAGTAGATCATTTAGTGCACCAGCTACACGTTATGCATTTTTTCCTGTTTTGATTCCAAGAATGGTATGTGAGATGTATGCCATTGCCATAACAAAGTGCTCTTAAATGGGCCGTGATGTAAGCAAAATATTCAGCTAGTTAGGATTGATTATTCATTCAAACCTAGGGTCCATCCTACCACTAAACATAAACAAAACGCATCCACGAGCAAAGAAAGATTTAGTACAACTCCTTGGGACAAACTCCAATCTATTATGTCATCAGCAATTCTCATGTAAGCAAGAAAATAACTTTCAGCGCCATTAGATCAGATGGAtaaaactcttttttttattattttcctaGTGACAACACCAATTAGAAAAGCCATAATGTACACAAACCTGGAGTTGAATGAACAGCCAGAAAAAGAACAGCTACATTTCATGATAGAAGTACTGGAGTACATGGCTGGAGAAGCCACGATCTCAGTGAGGGCTGGTGGGCACCGATCAACCTCGATGATGGCTAGCTGCAGAACAAGTTCAATGGTTCAATGATGGTTGGCTCCAGATCGAGATAGATGGCAACGACCATGGCACTGGAGCAGGCTGTGGCCCTGGTGGTGCAGGGGCCTGTGCCTCGAGACCCAATGGAGTAGGTGTGAATTTGCGACAGCCTCGCGGCGGAGCAGCCAGATCCGCCCGGCCTCAGCCACGGCTCATCGG encodes the following:
- the LOC9269668 gene encoding uncharacterized protein isoform X1 translates to MQYSGAKKARMACPEARLNKDCKTARRLGLPVEVLQEGQPKVLHDAVDNIVVKAGWIVRVSSASGLAAALVQAENHAPAPAPVDQPLRVFIVPYLPPAEAPLILSKIEQASADDSVPGFIVINPNLLETKEKARLDIMHEISRVQNIRDKYRHPSSPATATAPLAPADVPNKPKPKPKDLKELKEQYLLAHLVAGHWRMASNILEYVDNFLFQSLREKDEEEVRIAMQRLQDDLQKKHHGSQHSVRRIAHELLGIATMSKWEYRKELPLPAAEDGMTMKKKLKCHAKKLRKLLTKHTLMGVVPLVWAKLEPMPMITSSGRTIKSNARFTGPEWTA
- the LOC9269668 gene encoding uncharacterized protein isoform X2, whose protein sequence is MACPEARLNKDCKTARRLGLPVEVLQEGQPKVLHDAVDNIVVKAGWIVRVSSASGLAAALVQAENHAPAPAPVDQPLRVFIVPYLPPAEAPLILSKIEQASADDSVPGFIVINPNLLETKEKARLDIMHEISRVQNIRDKYRHPSSPATATAPLAPADVPNKPKPKPKDLKELKEQYLLAHLVAGHWRMASNILEYVDNFLFQSLREKDEEEVRIAMQRLQDDLQKKHHGSQHSVRRIAHELLGIATMSKWEYRKELPLPAAEDGMTMKKKLKCHAKKLRKLLTKHTLMGVVPLVWAKLEPMPMITSSGRTIKSNARFTGPEWTA